ACATAAATCTGGCACACAATAAAAATGAGATTGTAAAATTAACCAGTCCGTTTTTTGTGGGAGGAGATTCTATCCGCCGTGTACAGCCAGATGGAGGCGGACAAACAGGAAGTACCTTACAGATTTTTAAAGAAGGAAAACCTCTTGGGCAGTTCTTTACTCTAAAATACGCAGGAAAAAATGCTAATGGCGTTTCTCAGTATTATGATAAAAATGGTGATTTAACCACTACACCACAAATTGGAGTAGATTATCATTATGCAGGAAGTGCACAGCCAAAATTATTAGTAGGATGGGCCAATAATTTTCAATACAAAAAATTCGATTTAAGTATTTTCTTCAGAGGAGTTTTTGGTAATAAAATTTTCAATGCCACCCGTGCCGATTTATTCAGACCAAGTACTGCTATGACCAATAATATTTTAGTTGATGCAGGCAATGAGTCGCCAAATGATCTAAACGCATACAAATATTCAGATCGTTTTATAGAAGACGGCAGTTACGTACGATTGGACAATATGACCTTAGGATATAATTTTGGAAAAGTGGGAAGATACATCAGCAGCGTGCGTATCTATCAAACCATTAATAACGTATTTGTTATTACGAAATACAGAGGAATTGATCCAGAGGTAGAACAAGGAGGAACAGCTCCAGGTGTAGATTCAAATAACTTCTATCCAAAAACCAGAACTTATATGTTTGGTTTAAATGTGATCTTCTAAAAATTAAATGCTAAAAATTATGAAAAAGATATTAAAATATTTAGGTCTTCCAGTATTGATGGCTGGTTTAGTATGGTCTTGTGATGATCTTGATGTGCCTATTACAACACAATTAACTCCTGAAGTATTTCCACAGAATTCAACACAATATATTCAAACTACAGGACCCGTTTATGCAGCTTTCAGAGGTGAGTTTTCATTTGCTTGGTGGTGGTCGCAGTCTTTAACAACAGATGAAGCTATTCTTCCGGCAAGAGGAGGAAACTGGTTTGACAACAGAAACTATATTGCCATGCATTACCATGACTGGAATGCAGACAACGGTATCATAGGAAGCCTTTGGGATTGGTCATCTAAAGTGATTGGTACAAGTAATCAGGCAATCTCAATTTTAAGACAAACAATGCCTGAAGGTGCAGAGAAAAAAACTTTGATTTCGGAGTTAAAAACAATGCGTGCTATTTCCTATTTCATGCTGATGGACAGCTATGGAGATGTACCATTGGATACTTTATACGGAGATTTTAGCTCTCACACCAAAACGCCTAGAAAAGACGTGTTCAACTTTATTGAAAAAGAATTAAAAAGTGCAGTTCCAAATTTAAACCCTGCATCTGGGGTGGCAACTTACGGAAGACCAAATAAACAAACTGCTAATGCAATGTTAGCAAAACTGTATTTGAATGCAAATGTGTACACAGGAACACAGCGTTATAGTGATTGTATTGCTGCTTGTGATGAAGTCATTAATTCTGGTTTGTATGCAGTCGAACCGAGAGCGACTTATCTTCAAATGTTTTATCCAACAAATGGACCAGCAATGAAAGAATTCATTTTTGCAGTTCCTTACGATCCAGCAGCTGTTACTGTGGGGTATAACGGTCAAATGTACCACGCACGTTATGATGTGCCGCGTTCTGAAAGAGCAAAGTTTGGACTTTCTTTTACCCCAAGCGCACCTAGAAGTACACTGCCAGAATTTTATGCCAATTTTGATGATCCAAATGATATCCGTAATAAACAATGGCTTACAGGACTTCAGTATCTAAACGATGGAGTTACACCAGTAATGGTTACAACCACTAAAAAAGGATACGACCAGTTTTATACAGGATCTGATGGAGGAGCATCCTATACCTATCAGGTAAATCTAACGCCAAATATTGTACCTCGTCAAAGTGAAGCTTTATTTGATCTTGGAAATGATGAAATCGCTTGGAATATGGGATATAGAAATATTAAATTTTATCCAGATGCCACTTCAACAAATCGTAACCAAAAGAATGATGTTCCTTTCTTACGTTATTCAGATGTACTGTTAATGAAAGCAGAATCAATTCTTCGCGGCGGAACAGTAACTTTAGGACAAAGTGCAGACGCATTGGTAAACATGGTTCGTTCTAACCGTACCACATCTGCAGCCTTAACAGGTGTAACATTGGAAGATCTGTACAAAGAAAGAAGCCGAGAATTTGCATGGGAAGCGTGGCATAGAAACGACATGATCCGTTTTGGAAAATATGAAGGATCATGGGGCTACAAAACCAATACAGATCTTTACCGTCGTGTATTCCCAATTCCAACAAACGCTATGGTTTTAAATCCGGCTCTTACTCAAAATGACGGATATTAAAATAAGAATTTAGTTAAGTACGCATTGTAACCCAATTTAATTTCGAAAGGAGAAGAGCGTAAAAAATCTTCTCCTTTTTTACTAAAAAGAAAACTGGTGTTTGGTTACTCATGATAACCAGTTTAGTTTCATTTTCATTTTTGAGTGTATACTTAGCTTAATCGAATGCAATTTGTGAGATTCAATGAAAGATTAAGCTTTGTAACATTCTTTTTAAGTTTTAAAATATTCAAGTTGTTCAGTATCAATTGAATGTTGAGGTTTCCGATTTAACCGTTATAAAAATCAGTATCAGCCCAATTTTGTCCCATCAATATCAACAGCATAATGGAACTAAATAAAATCTATAAAATAGGATATATTGCCATAAGTTTGACCCTAGTTTTTTTATTGTCATGCAACGCTCAGAAAACCATTTCTTTACAAAAGAAACAAGTATCAGATAAGGTTTATCCGTTGTTGGACACCGAAAATTCAAGATGGTTTTACTTTTCATCAGCAAGCCGTCCGTTTGGTATGGTTAATTTAAGTCCCGATACAGAGATTAAAGGCGATTGGGGAGGAGGTTATAAATATACTACAGATACCGTTAAGGGTTTTAGCCACGTTCACGAATGGCAGCTGTCTGGAGTATCGGTAATGCCTGTTACAATTTCTGACACGAATAAATCCTCCGTTTTTAAAGATTTTTATTCCAAATTCAGCCATAAGACCGAAATTATAACGCCGGGTTATCATTCTTTAAAATTAGATAGATATCAGATCACAGCAGAATTAACCAGCACACCAAGAGTTGGATTTCATCAATATACTTTTCCTAAAAATGCGCAAAAAGCCATTCTTTTTAATCTCAATACCATTTTAGGACCTTGCGAAAATAGAAATGGCACATTAGAAAAAAATAATGATTACGAACTTTCCGGTTCATTAGTTTTGAGCACTAACTTCAGACGTCCAAAACCTTTGACCGTATTTTTTAAAGTTAAAACAAATCAGCCAATTGCTTCTTTAGAAAGAGATCCTGCAACGGGGAATTATTTAATCCATTTTGGTAAAGCGAAAGAACAAATACTGATGAAAGTCGGTATTTCTTATACCTCAATAGAAAACGCCGCGATTAATATGGAAACAGAATTGCCTCATTGGAATTTTAGCCAAACGGTAGCCGATTCAAGAAAAGAGTGGAGCGCTTTATTAGGAAGAATAAAAATAGAAGGAGGCACAGAAACTGATCAGAGAAGATTTTACACTGATCTATGGCATGCCTTGCAAGGAAGAAAAATGATCAGCGACGCAAATGGAGCCTATCCTGATAATACAGGAAATCAATTCAGAGTCGGACATTTACC
This is a stretch of genomic DNA from Flavobacterium endoglycinae. It encodes these proteins:
- a CDS encoding RagB/SusD family nutrient uptake outer membrane protein; amino-acid sequence: MKKILKYLGLPVLMAGLVWSCDDLDVPITTQLTPEVFPQNSTQYIQTTGPVYAAFRGEFSFAWWWSQSLTTDEAILPARGGNWFDNRNYIAMHYHDWNADNGIIGSLWDWSSKVIGTSNQAISILRQTMPEGAEKKTLISELKTMRAISYFMLMDSYGDVPLDTLYGDFSSHTKTPRKDVFNFIEKELKSAVPNLNPASGVATYGRPNKQTANAMLAKLYLNANVYTGTQRYSDCIAACDEVINSGLYAVEPRATYLQMFYPTNGPAMKEFIFAVPYDPAAVTVGYNGQMYHARYDVPRSERAKFGLSFTPSAPRSTLPEFYANFDDPNDIRNKQWLTGLQYLNDGVTPVMVTTTKKGYDQFYTGSDGGASYTYQVNLTPNIVPRQSEALFDLGNDEIAWNMGYRNIKFYPDATSTNRNQKNDVPFLRYSDVLLMKAESILRGGTVTLGQSADALVNMVRSNRTTSAALTGVTLEDLYKERSREFAWEAWHRNDMIRFGKYEGSWGYKTNTDLYRRVFPIPTNAMVLNPALTQNDGY